The genomic window ATTGTCGCATTTATGTTACCCTCAGACCATCGGTTTTAGATCCGGCTGGAGTCGCCGTACAATCAGGACTCCATCAGCTAGGATACGAAGGAGTCGAAAAAGTGAGAATTGGTAAGTATATTGAGCTTACCATGATGGCACACGATAAAACCCATGCCGAAACGCAACTGGATGAAATGTGCGATCGCCTTCTGGCTAACCCCGTCATCGAAAATTATTGTTATGAAATCACCGCATTAGAAACCACTGGGAGTCCAAAATGAAATTTGGTGTCATTGTTTTTCCCGGATCGAACTGCGATCGCGATCTTGCCACGGTTACAGAAGGGTTACTCCATCAACCCACCCGCATGATCTGGCATCAAGACACGGATATCAGTGATATTGATGTGATTGTTCTTCCAGGTGGGTTTAGTTATGGGGACTATCTACGTTGTGGGGCGATCGCCCGTTTTTCCTCTGTGATGCGATCGGTGATCGAACACGCCAACCAAGGTAAATTAGTGTTAGGGATCTGTAACGGGTTTCAAGTGTTAACGGAAGTGGGGTTATTACCAGGGGCGTTAATTCGTAACCGTGATTTACATTTTATCTGCGATCGGGTTCCTGTGAGGGTAGAAAATAATCAATTACCTTGGACAAAAAAATATACGTCTCAACAAGTGATTACCTTACCCGTTGCTCACGGAGAGGGGCGTTATTATGGGGATGAAGATACGATTAAAGAGTTAGAAGATAATCATCAAATTGTCTTTCGTTACTGCAATTTATTGGGGGAAATAACCGAAGATAGTAACCCTAATGGTTCCCTTTCTAATATTGCTGGAATTAGCAATAAACAGGGCAATATTTTAGGGATGATGCCTCATCCAGAAAGGGCTTCCGATCCTCTAATAAGGGCAACAGAAGGGCGTATTTTATTTGAAGGTTTGCTTGTTTGAACAATGGGAAAAATTAAAGATTACCAGGGGCTTAATAATATTAA from Crocosphaera subtropica ATCC 51142 includes these protein-coding regions:
- the purS gene encoding phosphoribosylformylglycinamidine synthase subunit PurS, giving the protein MSQEYHCRIYVTLRPSVLDPAGVAVQSGLHQLGYEGVEKVRIGKYIELTMMAHDKTHAETQLDEMCDRLLANPVIENYCYEITALETTGSPK
- the purQ gene encoding phosphoribosylformylglycinamidine synthase subunit PurQ → MKFGVIVFPGSNCDRDLATVTEGLLHQPTRMIWHQDTDISDIDVIVLPGGFSYGDYLRCGAIARFSSVMRSVIEHANQGKLVLGICNGFQVLTEVGLLPGALIRNRDLHFICDRVPVRVENNQLPWTKKYTSQQVITLPVAHGEGRYYGDEDTIKELEDNHQIVFRYCNLLGEITEDSNPNGSLSNIAGISNKQGNILGMMPHPERASDPLIRATEGRILFEGLLV